One segment of Niveibacterium microcysteis DNA contains the following:
- the ispE gene encoding 4-(cytidine 5'-diphospho)-2-C-methyl-D-erythritol kinase, translating into MSGVDVRGRVARVPAPAKINLFLHVVGRRADGYHLLQSAFRLLDRSDWITLTVRDDGKINRLSELAGVPPEQDLVVRAARLLQQKAGVALGVDIEVEKRLPMGGGLGGGSSDAASILLALNVLWGVNAERETLQTWGLELGADVPFFIFGRSAFVEGVGERMQPLDLAPAWYVVVEPGVQVPTAEIFSAEDLTRNTEPTIIASFPGSPTRNDLQPVVCRRYPAVAQAVEMLGAMGDARMSGSGACVFLPCESEAEAQAVLAKLPAEVVAWSARGLDWHPLHDWAGPAR; encoded by the coding sequence ATGAGTGGTGTGGATGTGCGCGGCCGTGTCGCGCGAGTGCCGGCGCCGGCGAAGATCAATCTGTTTCTGCACGTGGTTGGCCGTCGCGCCGACGGCTATCACCTGCTGCAGAGCGCCTTCCGCCTGCTCGACCGCAGTGACTGGATCACCCTGACGGTTCGCGATGACGGCAAGATCAATCGCCTGTCCGAACTCGCTGGCGTCCCTCCCGAGCAGGATCTGGTCGTACGCGCGGCGCGCCTGCTTCAGCAGAAAGCGGGCGTCGCACTCGGCGTGGATATCGAGGTCGAGAAGCGTCTGCCGATGGGCGGCGGGCTCGGTGGCGGCAGTTCGGATGCCGCGTCGATCCTGCTTGCGCTCAATGTGCTGTGGGGCGTCAATGCCGAGCGCGAAACCTTGCAGACCTGGGGGCTTGAACTCGGCGCGGATGTGCCGTTTTTCATCTTTGGCCGCAGCGCGTTTGTCGAAGGTGTGGGCGAACGGATGCAGCCGCTCGACCTGGCGCCGGCTTGGTATGTTGTGGTCGAGCCCGGCGTTCAGGTGCCAACCGCTGAAATTTTTTCCGCCGAGGATTTGACAAGAAATACAGAACCCACCATAATTGCGAGCTTTCCGGGATCACCAACGCGGAACGATCTTCAGCCAGTCGTATGCCGCCGCTACCCTGCGGTTGCTCAAGCGGTTGAAATGCTCGGCGCGATGGGAGATGCCAGAATGAGCGGTTCTGGCGCCTGTGTGTTCCTGCCTTGCGAGAGCGAGGCCGAAGCGCAGGCAGTGCTCGCAAAGCTGCCCGCCGAAGTGGTGGCGTGGTCGGCGCGGGGGCTGGACTGGCATCCGTTGCACGATTGGGCGGGTCCGGCGCGGTAG
- a CDS encoding outer membrane lipoprotein LolB: MSFGRRIAAALGLVAAALLNACATAPQQAPLRAGDYSLSGRVLVRQASRADVLRLNWTHLGMRDTVRLETPLGQTVAELQLDPQRAHVQLGDGRAFEAADDVALAEQVIGVPLPLRQFSGWLRAEPGASAVAIERDSDARIVSMRDSGWLLSYSGYGAVESVAGPSLIEARQGDVVVRVKIESWLHGVVE, from the coding sequence ATGAGCTTCGGGCGTCGCATCGCCGCCGCGTTGGGTCTGGTCGCGGCGGCGCTTCTCAATGCTTGTGCCACGGCGCCGCAGCAGGCGCCGCTTCGCGCAGGCGACTATTCGCTGAGCGGCCGCGTGCTGGTCAGGCAGGCCAGCCGCGCCGACGTACTGCGTCTGAACTGGACGCACCTTGGCATGCGCGACACGGTGCGTCTTGAAACGCCGCTGGGGCAGACGGTCGCAGAGCTGCAGCTCGATCCGCAACGCGCGCATGTTCAGCTCGGCGATGGGCGTGCCTTCGAGGCTGCGGATGATGTCGCGCTTGCCGAGCAGGTGATCGGTGTGCCGCTGCCGCTGCGCCAGTTCTCCGGCTGGCTGCGTGCCGAGCCGGGCGCCAGCGCTGTCGCGATCGAGCGGGATTCCGACGCGCGTATCGTGTCGATGCGCGATAGCGGCTGGCTCTTGAGTTATTCCGGCTACGGCGCGGTGGAATCCGTCGCCGGCCCGAGCCTGATCGAAGCCAGGCAAGGAGATGTGGTGGTGCGCGTCAAGATCGAATCGTGGTTGCACGGAGTCGTGGAATGA